In Candidatus Tectomicrobia bacterium, the genomic stretch CAGCGCGGCGCGCAGCGCGTCCGCCAGGCGGAGGAACTCCGCCCCTCCGGCGTCCTTCTCCCGGAGCTGGATGAGGGTGGCGCCCCCTTCCGCCGCGGCGCGCGCGGCGTCCGCGAGGGGCATGCCCGAGGCCCGGGCGAGGATGGCCCGGTCGGTGATGACGATGAGGGTGGGATCGAGCGGCACGGCGCGCCTCCGGGCGCGGGGGAAGGGGCCTTTCCGGGGCCCCGCCGGGCTCCCTTGAGAGGGACGGCCCGGGACACTACACTGCCTCCGCCGCATCGCCGCACCAGGAGGGCCGATATGGCCGCGCCCGATCCGAGCGTCCTCCCGCCGGCCCCTCCATTGTTAGGGGAAGAGGCGCCCGCCGCGCAAGCCGGGCCCGTGGAGACGTGGGCCTGGGAGTGGCGCCTTGCCGTCCCGCCCGGGCGCCTCTGGCCCTTCGCCTCCGACACCGACCGCCTGAACCGCCTGGCGGGCCTGCCCCCCGTCCGCTACCGCTTCGAGCCCCGGCCCGGGGGAGGCTCCCGCACCCTGGCGGAGATGCGCCTCCTCTTCGGGCTCGTCCGGCTTCGCTACGAGGAGACTCCCTTCGAGTGGGTCCTGAACCGCCGCTACGCCGTGCGCCGCACCTTCGCGCGGGGGCCCCTGCGGGAGTATGTCGCGGCCAGCGAGCTTCATCCGGAGGGGGAGGGCACCCGCCTCGTCCAGACCGTGGCCTTCCGGCTTCGCTGGCCGCTTCTCCGTCCCCTGCTTCCCCTGGTTGAAGCGCATGTGCGGAGGCGGTTCGGCCGCGCCCTGGCGCGGGCCGCCGGGGAAGCCGCCGGCCCGCCCCCCGTAGGCCGCCGGGAAGACTCCGCCACCGAAGAAAGAGTCCTCCGGCTGCTGGCGGCCGCCCGTCCCCCCGTCGAGGGGGAGCCCGCGCGCCTGCTGGCCCGCCACGTCGCCTCCGCGCCCGACGGCGAGGTGCGCCTCATCCGCCCCTTCGCCCTGGCGCGGCGCCACGGCCGCCCCCGCGCCGAGATGCTCGAGGCCTGCCTGGCGGGGGTCGAGACGGGGGCGCTCAACCTGACCTGGGCCGTCCTGTGCCCCCACTGCCGGGGCGCCCAGCAGCGCGCGGGCTCCCTCGCCGAGCTCGAGCGGGAGAGCTACTGCCCCGCCTGCAACGTCCGCTTCGAGGCGCAGTTCGATCTCTCGGTCGAGGCGACCTTCTCCTCCGTCCCCTCCCTCCGCGCGGTGAAGGAGGAGACGTACTGCACGGGGTCACCCCAGAACACTCCCCACATCCTCCAGCAGATCCTCCTCCCCCCGGGGCGGGAGCGCGCGGAGGAGCTGGAGCTTCCGCCCGGCACCTACCGGCTCCGTTCCCCCCAGAGCGCCGGCTACGCCTCGCTGCGCCTCCACCCCGAGGGCCCGCCGGGCGGGAGGCCGCTGGAGGTCGAGGTCTTCCCCGGCGGCATCCGCCCCCCTCAGATCGACCTCGCCGCGGGCAGGCTCCTCTTCCGCTGCCGCAACCGGGGCGAGGCCGATGCCCTGCTCGTGCTCGAGCGCACCGCCTGGGCCGACGACGCGGCCACGGGAATCGATGTGGCCTTCTTCGAGCGCTACCGCCGGCTCTTCGGCGCGGACGCCTTC encodes the following:
- a CDS encoding SRPBCC family protein, producing the protein MAAPDPSVLPPAPPLLGEEAPAAQAGPVETWAWEWRLAVPPGRLWPFASDTDRLNRLAGLPPVRYRFEPRPGGGSRTLAEMRLLFGLVRLRYEETPFEWVLNRRYAVRRTFARGPLREYVAASELHPEGEGTRLVQTVAFRLRWPLLRPLLPLVEAHVRRRFGRALARAAGEAAGPPPVGRREDSATEERVLRLLAAARPPVEGEPARLLARHVASAPDGEVRLIRPFALARRHGRPRAEMLEACLAGVETGALNLTWAVLCPHCRGAQQRAGSLAELERESYCPACNVRFEAQFDLSVEATFSSVPSLRAVKEETYCTGSPQNTPHILQQILLPPGRERAEELELPPGTYRLRSPQSAGYASLRLHPEGPPGGRPLEVEVFPGGIRPPQIDLAAGRLLFRCRNRGEADALLVLERTAWADDAATGIDVAFFERYRRLFGADAFRPGEGLAAHNVTLLFTDLKGSTAMYEAIGDAPAYGRVRDHFGILEEAIRTNGGGLVKTIGDAVMASFKTPGDAVRAALAMHAGIGRWNAEHGREPLVLKMGAHAGHALVVTSNGRLDFFGRMVNIAARAQEASQGGDIVLTPPVYEDPEAARLLAETPHRAEALSLPLRGIEGSFLLRRVRPLGG